Proteins encoded within one genomic window of Megalopta genalis isolate 19385.01 chromosome 10, iyMegGena1_principal, whole genome shotgun sequence:
- the LOC117219938 gene encoding uncharacterized protein LOC117219938 isoform X5, with translation MRDGSGNVAEVLPVGGGGAVLVLSELESMAARQQREIAQQRRLLEQREARLAVLRGAQEPAQQDKLARLRHRLDQQQSKLNRLRLLRSQTDQSRANNATLTSDLDCIRALFNEKEKELSLAVAKVEELTRQLEELRGRQNAVGTGTGSGGPGGVGGGGVGGPGGGHLSTPASAELEKLRRELMYRNKMNEQQNQVVSQQRLALAQRQAEMASIDARIAQLQGRLQRKRALNQRLSQQLGSGNRGNANTGFTESKLDFNAGGKSRPAGNIAAIEPYSHIPNDNDFNLNKNDPKYQTLPYNTKFTVNFKAAEDDVNKNKIQHSASASQLGQRVTFQQFGHQIAHSQSQSHIQGQSQLLGSNQQQHSQNIGGQPVNLQQTCNNNNNNNNNNNNNNNNTNSTNNNLIGSGHNFSPDGLSQNIRVHHQQPQTQQQQQQHGNLQQKQHNIGSSASSLGTTVSITQTQNHRNLQTHQKPVSSVAPSFSVKSQIYQTSSTKIHPVMPQTLSLIGRGHANSQNFVGLSTQNPSQQQQPQQSNQSVPSNQASNQEQTYSSRHNYPGIQHSGQANTHVSSSSYQAQNSPSLPSTVHTSSSGMNFGNQIQRYNQTQGLTSPASGSIDQTEKKFDKGQEKFEHKQDQRYEPNPAFKYDPHQMKYDQHSKYEHGKFDQTKHDQPSNQTGKYDNAKLEGKYEASQAKHEPHHVLKYDPNQNTQQYGKHDQHEVRPSVKYELNTAFKHDPPGKYEPGGQQFKQESVKFENNQNKYEQSAAVKHEHNGKFEIPTKMTDKPPEFDRLKSESERKGLAEIRGEDKTKPALPPKPSKPNPPPRLTHHEKVDNSGDDCKNTMGISPRTEKEEDAPPIPTSEPPESPTETPFGNHQIIKARPLTLKKAPISEQPKLRYAKSNVHVSINRRIEMPPAFLFPETEIPADLMQTEQQQQQQQPQQQPQIIDTTDNCKKSIEDVISNDKLEESDIIDALNVINIEDKAKAQKDSDRRTDLDADVKGNEVMRRKKGNLKSSTGKANLSRRVSFDPLALLLDASLEGELELVKKTAKEVANPSSANDEGITALHNAICAGHLEIVKFLVEFGCDVNAQDSDGWTPLHCAASCNNLSMVRFLVEHGACIFATTLSDHETAAEKCEEDEEGFDGCSEYLYSVQEKLGIMNNGQVYAVFDYEAQHSDELTLKNGDSLVVLRKGDDNEREWWWSKLGHKEGYVPRNLLGLYPRVQPAKVD, from the exons CCTCGGATCTGGACTGCATACGAGCGCTGTTCAACGAGAAGGAGAAGGAGCTGTCGCTGGCCGTGGCGAAGGTCGAGGAGCTGACGAGACAACTGGAGGAGCTGCGGGGCCGACAGAACGCTGTGGGCACCGGGACCGGAAGCGGTGGCCCAGGAGGCGTGGGTGGCGGTGGCGTCGGCGGTCCCGGCGGCGGACACCTGTCGACACCCGCCAGCGCCGAGCTCGAAAAGCTCAGGAGAGAGCTTATG TACCGCAACAAGATGAACGAACAGCAGAACCAAGTGGTGTCCCAGCAGCGGTTGGCCCTGGCGCAGCGGCAAGCGGAAATGGCGTCGATCGACGCGAGGATAGCGCAGCTCCAGGGTCGACTTCAGCGCAAGAGAGCTCTGAACCAGCGGCTGAGTCAGCAGCTGGGCTCCGGGAACCGTGGGAACGCGAACACCGGGTTCACGGAGTCGAAGCTCGACTTCAACGCCGGCGGAAAGTCGAGGCCGGCCGGCAACATAGCCGCGATCGAGCCGTACTCCCACATACCGAACGACAACGACTTCAACCTGAACAAGAACGACCCAAAGTACCAGACATTGCCGTACAACACCAAGTTCACGGTGAACTTCAAGGCCGCCGAGGATGACgtgaacaagaacaagatccaGCACTCGGCCAGCGCATCCCAGCTGGGCCAGAGAGTCACCTTCCAGCAGTTCGGCCACCAGATCGCGCACAGCCAGTCTCAGTCGCATATCCAAG GTCAATCGCAACTCCTCGGCTCGAACCAACAACAACACAGTCAAAACATCGGCGGCCAGCCTGTGAACCTTCAGCAGacctgcaacaacaacaacaacaacaacaataacaacaacaataacaacaacaacacgaacagcacgaacaacaactTAATCGGCTCGGGTCACAACTTCAGCCCGGACGGTCTGTCGCAGAACATCCGGGTCCACCATCAGCAGCCTCAGacacagcagcaacagcaacagcatgGGAATCTGCAGCAGAAGCAACACAACATCGGCTCCTCGGCGTCCAGCCTGGGGACAACCGTGTCCATCACGCAAACCCAGAACCATAGGAACCTCCAGACCCACCAGAAGCCGGTGTCCAGCGTGGCGCCGAGTTTCTCGGTGAAGTCGCAGATCTACCAGACCTCCTCGACGAAGATACACCCGGTGATGCCGCAGACCTTGAGCCTGATTGGCCGCGGACACGCGAACTCTCAGAACTTCGTCGGGCTGAGCACGCAGAACCCGAGCCAGCAGCAGCAGCCACAGCAGTCGAACCAATCGGTGCCCAGCAATCAGGCTTCGAACCAGGAGCAAACGTACAGCTCGAGGCACAATTATCCGGGCATCCAGCACTCCGGCCAGGCCAACACCCACGTGTCCTCTTCGTCCTATCAGGCACAGAACTCGCCGAGTTTGCCGTCGACCGTTCACACGTCGTCGAGCGGGATGAACTTCGGCAACCAGATCCAGAGGTACAACCAGACCCAGGGATTGACCAGTCCAGCGTCGGGTAGCATCGACCAGACCGAGAAGAAGTTCGACAAGGGCCAGGAGAAGTTCGAGCACAAGCAGGATCAGAGGTACGAGCCTAATCCCGCGTTCAAGTACGATCCTCACCAGATGAAGTACGACCAGCACTCGAAGTACGAGCACGGCAAGTTCGATCAGACCAAACACGATCAGCCGAGCAACCAGACCGGAAAGTACGATAACGCGAAGCTCGAGGGCAAGTACGAGGCCTCGCAGGCGAAACACGAGCCGCACCATGTCCTCAAGTACGATCCGAATCAGAACACTCAGCAGTACGGCAAGCACGATCAGCACGAGGTTCGACCGTCGGTGAAGTACGAGCTGAACACGGCGTTCAAGCACGATCCTCCGGGCAAGTACGAGCCGGGGGGGCAACAGTTCAAGCAGGAGTCGGTCAAGTTcgagaacaatcagaacaagtACGAGCAGAGTGCCGCGGTGAAGCACGAGCACAATGGGAAGTTCGAGATCCCAACGAAGATGACGGACAAGCCGCCCGAGTTCGACAGGCtgaagagcgagagcgagaggaaGGGTCTGGCGGAGATCCGGGGGGAGGATAAGACCAAGCCGGCTTTGCCGCCGAAGCCTAGCAAGCCTAACCCGCCGCCGAGATTGACCCACCATGAAAAGGTCGACAACTCCGGAGACGATTGTAAGAACACCATGGGAATTAGCCCGAG AACGGAGAAAGAGGAGGACGCGCCGCCGATTCCGACGTCGGAGCCCCCGGAATCGCCGACAGAGACGCCGTTCGGCAACCATCAGATCATCAAAGCCCGGCCTCTGACCCTGAAGAAGGCGCCGATCTCCGAGCAgccgaagctccgctacgccaagtCGAATGTCCACGTGTCGATAAACCGACGGATTGAGATGCCACCAGCGTTCCTGTTCCCGGAAACCGAGATCCCAGCGGACCTGATGCAAACcgagcagcagcaacagcagcaacagccCCAGCAGCAGCCGCAGATCATCGACACGACGGACAACTGCAAGAAGAGCATCGAGGACGTGATCAGCAATGACAAGCTGGAGGAGTCGGACATCATCGACGCGCTGAACGTGATCAACATCGAGGACAAAGCGAAGGCGCAGAAGGACTCGGACAGAAGGACGGATCTGGACGCGGACGTGAAGGGGAACGAGGTCATGAGGAGGAAGAAGGGGAACCTGAAGTCCAGCACGGGAAAGGCGAACCTCTCGAGAAGGGTATCCTTCGATCCACTGGCCCTCCTGTTGGACGCCAGCCTCGAGGGTGAACTGGAGCTAGTGAAGAAGACCGCGAAGGAGGTCGCTAATCCCAGCTCTGCCAACGACGAGGGCATTACTGCCCTTCACAACGCCATTTGTGCCGGTCATCTGGAGATCGTCAAGTTTCTTGTCGAGTTTGGCTGCGACGTCAATGCCCAGGACAGCGACGGATG GACGCCGCTGCATTGCGCCGCCAGCTGCAATAACCTGTCGATGGTGAGGTTCTTGGTCGAGCATGGAGCCTGCATCTTCGCCACCACCCTCTCGGACCACGAAACTGCCGCGGAGAAGTGCGAGGAGGACGAAGAGGGCTTCGACGGCTGCTCCGAATACTTATACA GTGTACAAGAGAAGCTGGGCATAATGAACAATGGCCAAGTGTACGCCGTGTTCGACTACGAAGCGCAGCACAGCGACGAGCTGACCCTGAAGAACGGCGACTCTCTGGTTGTGCTTCGGAAGGGCGACGACAACGAGAGGGAGTGGTGGTGGAGCAAACTGGGACACAAGGAAGGCTACGTGCCTCGGAATTTGCTTGGC TTGTATCCGAGGGTACAGCCGGCGAAGGTGGACTGA
- the LOC117219938 gene encoding uncharacterized protein LOC117219938 isoform X3: MGEGRATSTHSGDVISGGRTDRDGMRDGSGNVAEVLPVGGGGAVLVLSELESMAARQQREIAQQRRLLEQREARLAVLRGAQEPAQQDKLARLRHRLDQQQSKLNRLRLLRSQTDQSRANNATLTSDLDCIRALFNEKEKELSLAVAKVEELTRQLEELRGRQNAVGTGTGSGGPGGVGGGGVGGPGGGHLSTPASAELEKLRRELMYRNKMNEQQNQVVSQQRLALAQRQAEMASIDARIAQLQGRLQRKRALNQRLSQQLGSGNRGNANTGFTESKLDFNAGGKSRPAGNIAAIEPYSHIPNDNDFNLNKNDPKYQTLPYNTKFTVNFKAAEDDVNKNKIQHSASASQLGQRVTFQQFGHQIAHSQSQSHIQGQSQLLGSNQQQHSQNIGGQPVNLQQTCNNNNNNNNNNNNNNNNTNSTNNNLIGSGHNFSPDGLSQNIRVHHQQPQTQQQQQQHGNLQQKQHNIGSSASSLGTTVSITQTQNHRNLQTHQKPVSSVAPSFSVKSQIYQTSSTKIHPVMPQTLSLIGRGHANSQNFVGLSTQNPSQQQQPQQSNQSVPSNQASNQEQTYSSRHNYPGIQHSGQANTHVSSSSYQAQNSPSLPSTVHTSSSGMNFGNQIQRYNQTQGLTSPASGSIDQTEKKFDKGQEKFEHKQDQRYEPNPAFKYDPHQMKYDQHSKYEHGKFDQTKHDQPSNQTGKYDNAKLEGKYEASQAKHEPHHVLKYDPNQNTQQYGKHDQHEVRPSVKYELNTAFKHDPPGKYEPGGQQFKQESVKFENNQNKYEQSAAVKHEHNGKFEIPTKMTDKPPEFDRLKSESERKGLAEIRGEDKTKPALPPKPSKPNPPPRLTHHEKVDNSGDDCKNTMGISPRTEKEEDAPPIPTSEPPESPTETPFGNHQIIKARPLTLKKAPISEQPKLRYAKSNVHVSINRRIEMPPAFLFPETEIPADLMQTEQQQQQQQPQQQPQIIDTTDNCKKSIEDVISNDKLEESDIIDALNVINIEDKAKAQKDSDRRTDLDADVKGNEVMRRKKGNLKSSTGKANLSRRVSFDPLALLLDASLEGELELVKKTAKEVANPSSANDEGITALHNAICAGHLEIVKFLVEFGCDVNAQDSDGWTPLHCAASCNNLSMVRFLVEHGACIFATTLSDHETAAEKCEEDEEGFDGCSEYLYSVQEKLGIMNNGQVYAVFDYEAQHSDELTLKNGDSLVVLRKGDDNEREWWWSKLGHKEGYVPRNLLGLYPRVQPAKVD, translated from the exons CCTCGGATCTGGACTGCATACGAGCGCTGTTCAACGAGAAGGAGAAGGAGCTGTCGCTGGCCGTGGCGAAGGTCGAGGAGCTGACGAGACAACTGGAGGAGCTGCGGGGCCGACAGAACGCTGTGGGCACCGGGACCGGAAGCGGTGGCCCAGGAGGCGTGGGTGGCGGTGGCGTCGGCGGTCCCGGCGGCGGACACCTGTCGACACCCGCCAGCGCCGAGCTCGAAAAGCTCAGGAGAGAGCTTATG TACCGCAACAAGATGAACGAACAGCAGAACCAAGTGGTGTCCCAGCAGCGGTTGGCCCTGGCGCAGCGGCAAGCGGAAATGGCGTCGATCGACGCGAGGATAGCGCAGCTCCAGGGTCGACTTCAGCGCAAGAGAGCTCTGAACCAGCGGCTGAGTCAGCAGCTGGGCTCCGGGAACCGTGGGAACGCGAACACCGGGTTCACGGAGTCGAAGCTCGACTTCAACGCCGGCGGAAAGTCGAGGCCGGCCGGCAACATAGCCGCGATCGAGCCGTACTCCCACATACCGAACGACAACGACTTCAACCTGAACAAGAACGACCCAAAGTACCAGACATTGCCGTACAACACCAAGTTCACGGTGAACTTCAAGGCCGCCGAGGATGACgtgaacaagaacaagatccaGCACTCGGCCAGCGCATCCCAGCTGGGCCAGAGAGTCACCTTCCAGCAGTTCGGCCACCAGATCGCGCACAGCCAGTCTCAGTCGCATATCCAAG GTCAATCGCAACTCCTCGGCTCGAACCAACAACAACACAGTCAAAACATCGGCGGCCAGCCTGTGAACCTTCAGCAGacctgcaacaacaacaacaacaacaacaataacaacaacaataacaacaacaacacgaacagcacgaacaacaactTAATCGGCTCGGGTCACAACTTCAGCCCGGACGGTCTGTCGCAGAACATCCGGGTCCACCATCAGCAGCCTCAGacacagcagcaacagcaacagcatgGGAATCTGCAGCAGAAGCAACACAACATCGGCTCCTCGGCGTCCAGCCTGGGGACAACCGTGTCCATCACGCAAACCCAGAACCATAGGAACCTCCAGACCCACCAGAAGCCGGTGTCCAGCGTGGCGCCGAGTTTCTCGGTGAAGTCGCAGATCTACCAGACCTCCTCGACGAAGATACACCCGGTGATGCCGCAGACCTTGAGCCTGATTGGCCGCGGACACGCGAACTCTCAGAACTTCGTCGGGCTGAGCACGCAGAACCCGAGCCAGCAGCAGCAGCCACAGCAGTCGAACCAATCGGTGCCCAGCAATCAGGCTTCGAACCAGGAGCAAACGTACAGCTCGAGGCACAATTATCCGGGCATCCAGCACTCCGGCCAGGCCAACACCCACGTGTCCTCTTCGTCCTATCAGGCACAGAACTCGCCGAGTTTGCCGTCGACCGTTCACACGTCGTCGAGCGGGATGAACTTCGGCAACCAGATCCAGAGGTACAACCAGACCCAGGGATTGACCAGTCCAGCGTCGGGTAGCATCGACCAGACCGAGAAGAAGTTCGACAAGGGCCAGGAGAAGTTCGAGCACAAGCAGGATCAGAGGTACGAGCCTAATCCCGCGTTCAAGTACGATCCTCACCAGATGAAGTACGACCAGCACTCGAAGTACGAGCACGGCAAGTTCGATCAGACCAAACACGATCAGCCGAGCAACCAGACCGGAAAGTACGATAACGCGAAGCTCGAGGGCAAGTACGAGGCCTCGCAGGCGAAACACGAGCCGCACCATGTCCTCAAGTACGATCCGAATCAGAACACTCAGCAGTACGGCAAGCACGATCAGCACGAGGTTCGACCGTCGGTGAAGTACGAGCTGAACACGGCGTTCAAGCACGATCCTCCGGGCAAGTACGAGCCGGGGGGGCAACAGTTCAAGCAGGAGTCGGTCAAGTTcgagaacaatcagaacaagtACGAGCAGAGTGCCGCGGTGAAGCACGAGCACAATGGGAAGTTCGAGATCCCAACGAAGATGACGGACAAGCCGCCCGAGTTCGACAGGCtgaagagcgagagcgagaggaaGGGTCTGGCGGAGATCCGGGGGGAGGATAAGACCAAGCCGGCTTTGCCGCCGAAGCCTAGCAAGCCTAACCCGCCGCCGAGATTGACCCACCATGAAAAGGTCGACAACTCCGGAGACGATTGTAAGAACACCATGGGAATTAGCCCGAG AACGGAGAAAGAGGAGGACGCGCCGCCGATTCCGACGTCGGAGCCCCCGGAATCGCCGACAGAGACGCCGTTCGGCAACCATCAGATCATCAAAGCCCGGCCTCTGACCCTGAAGAAGGCGCCGATCTCCGAGCAgccgaagctccgctacgccaagtCGAATGTCCACGTGTCGATAAACCGACGGATTGAGATGCCACCAGCGTTCCTGTTCCCGGAAACCGAGATCCCAGCGGACCTGATGCAAACcgagcagcagcaacagcagcaacagccCCAGCAGCAGCCGCAGATCATCGACACGACGGACAACTGCAAGAAGAGCATCGAGGACGTGATCAGCAATGACAAGCTGGAGGAGTCGGACATCATCGACGCGCTGAACGTGATCAACATCGAGGACAAAGCGAAGGCGCAGAAGGACTCGGACAGAAGGACGGATCTGGACGCGGACGTGAAGGGGAACGAGGTCATGAGGAGGAAGAAGGGGAACCTGAAGTCCAGCACGGGAAAGGCGAACCTCTCGAGAAGGGTATCCTTCGATCCACTGGCCCTCCTGTTGGACGCCAGCCTCGAGGGTGAACTGGAGCTAGTGAAGAAGACCGCGAAGGAGGTCGCTAATCCCAGCTCTGCCAACGACGAGGGCATTACTGCCCTTCACAACGCCATTTGTGCCGGTCATCTGGAGATCGTCAAGTTTCTTGTCGAGTTTGGCTGCGACGTCAATGCCCAGGACAGCGACGGATG GACGCCGCTGCATTGCGCCGCCAGCTGCAATAACCTGTCGATGGTGAGGTTCTTGGTCGAGCATGGAGCCTGCATCTTCGCCACCACCCTCTCGGACCACGAAACTGCCGCGGAGAAGTGCGAGGAGGACGAAGAGGGCTTCGACGGCTGCTCCGAATACTTATACA GTGTACAAGAGAAGCTGGGCATAATGAACAATGGCCAAGTGTACGCCGTGTTCGACTACGAAGCGCAGCACAGCGACGAGCTGACCCTGAAGAACGGCGACTCTCTGGTTGTGCTTCGGAAGGGCGACGACAACGAGAGGGAGTGGTGGTGGAGCAAACTGGGACACAAGGAAGGCTACGTGCCTCGGAATTTGCTTGGC TTGTATCCGAGGGTACAGCCGGCGAAGGTGGACTGA
- the LOC117219938 gene encoding uncharacterized protein LOC117219938 isoform X4, translated as MIIREAIHGIRGNCALQWFTLPVGGGGAVLVLSELESMAARQQREIAQQRRLLEQREARLAVLRGAQEPAQQDKLARLRHRLDQQQSKLNRLRLLRSQTDQSRANNATLTSDLDCIRALFNEKEKELSLAVAKVEELTRQLEELRGRQNAVGTGTGSGGPGGVGGGGVGGPGGGHLSTPASAELEKLRRELMYRNKMNEQQNQVVSQQRLALAQRQAEMASIDARIAQLQGRLQRKRALNQRLSQQLGSGNRGNANTGFTESKLDFNAGGKSRPAGNIAAIEPYSHIPNDNDFNLNKNDPKYQTLPYNTKFTVNFKAAEDDVNKNKIQHSASASQLGQRVTFQQFGHQIAHSQSQSHIQGQSQLLGSNQQQHSQNIGGQPVNLQQTCNNNNNNNNNNNNNNNNTNSTNNNLIGSGHNFSPDGLSQNIRVHHQQPQTQQQQQQHGNLQQKQHNIGSSASSLGTTVSITQTQNHRNLQTHQKPVSSVAPSFSVKSQIYQTSSTKIHPVMPQTLSLIGRGHANSQNFVGLSTQNPSQQQQPQQSNQSVPSNQASNQEQTYSSRHNYPGIQHSGQANTHVSSSSYQAQNSPSLPSTVHTSSSGMNFGNQIQRYNQTQGLTSPASGSIDQTEKKFDKGQEKFEHKQDQRYEPNPAFKYDPHQMKYDQHSKYEHGKFDQTKHDQPSNQTGKYDNAKLEGKYEASQAKHEPHHVLKYDPNQNTQQYGKHDQHEVRPSVKYELNTAFKHDPPGKYEPGGQQFKQESVKFENNQNKYEQSAAVKHEHNGKFEIPTKMTDKPPEFDRLKSESERKGLAEIRGEDKTKPALPPKPSKPNPPPRLTHHEKVDNSGDDCKNTMGISPRTEKEEDAPPIPTSEPPESPTETPFGNHQIIKARPLTLKKAPISEQPKLRYAKSNVHVSINRRIEMPPAFLFPETEIPADLMQTEQQQQQQQPQQQPQIIDTTDNCKKSIEDVISNDKLEESDIIDALNVINIEDKAKAQKDSDRRTDLDADVKGNEVMRRKKGNLKSSTGKANLSRRVSFDPLALLLDASLEGELELVKKTAKEVANPSSANDEGITALHNAICAGHLEIVKFLVEFGCDVNAQDSDGWTPLHCAASCNNLSMVRFLVEHGACIFATTLSDHETAAEKCEEDEEGFDGCSEYLYSVQEKLGIMNNGQVYAVFDYEAQHSDELTLKNGDSLVVLRKGDDNEREWWWSKLGHKEGYVPRNLLGLYPRVQPAKVD; from the exons CCTCGGATCTGGACTGCATACGAGCGCTGTTCAACGAGAAGGAGAAGGAGCTGTCGCTGGCCGTGGCGAAGGTCGAGGAGCTGACGAGACAACTGGAGGAGCTGCGGGGCCGACAGAACGCTGTGGGCACCGGGACCGGAAGCGGTGGCCCAGGAGGCGTGGGTGGCGGTGGCGTCGGCGGTCCCGGCGGCGGACACCTGTCGACACCCGCCAGCGCCGAGCTCGAAAAGCTCAGGAGAGAGCTTATG TACCGCAACAAGATGAACGAACAGCAGAACCAAGTGGTGTCCCAGCAGCGGTTGGCCCTGGCGCAGCGGCAAGCGGAAATGGCGTCGATCGACGCGAGGATAGCGCAGCTCCAGGGTCGACTTCAGCGCAAGAGAGCTCTGAACCAGCGGCTGAGTCAGCAGCTGGGCTCCGGGAACCGTGGGAACGCGAACACCGGGTTCACGGAGTCGAAGCTCGACTTCAACGCCGGCGGAAAGTCGAGGCCGGCCGGCAACATAGCCGCGATCGAGCCGTACTCCCACATACCGAACGACAACGACTTCAACCTGAACAAGAACGACCCAAAGTACCAGACATTGCCGTACAACACCAAGTTCACGGTGAACTTCAAGGCCGCCGAGGATGACgtgaacaagaacaagatccaGCACTCGGCCAGCGCATCCCAGCTGGGCCAGAGAGTCACCTTCCAGCAGTTCGGCCACCAGATCGCGCACAGCCAGTCTCAGTCGCATATCCAAG GTCAATCGCAACTCCTCGGCTCGAACCAACAACAACACAGTCAAAACATCGGCGGCCAGCCTGTGAACCTTCAGCAGacctgcaacaacaacaacaacaacaacaataacaacaacaataacaacaacaacacgaacagcacgaacaacaactTAATCGGCTCGGGTCACAACTTCAGCCCGGACGGTCTGTCGCAGAACATCCGGGTCCACCATCAGCAGCCTCAGacacagcagcaacagcaacagcatgGGAATCTGCAGCAGAAGCAACACAACATCGGCTCCTCGGCGTCCAGCCTGGGGACAACCGTGTCCATCACGCAAACCCAGAACCATAGGAACCTCCAGACCCACCAGAAGCCGGTGTCCAGCGTGGCGCCGAGTTTCTCGGTGAAGTCGCAGATCTACCAGACCTCCTCGACGAAGATACACCCGGTGATGCCGCAGACCTTGAGCCTGATTGGCCGCGGACACGCGAACTCTCAGAACTTCGTCGGGCTGAGCACGCAGAACCCGAGCCAGCAGCAGCAGCCACAGCAGTCGAACCAATCGGTGCCCAGCAATCAGGCTTCGAACCAGGAGCAAACGTACAGCTCGAGGCACAATTATCCGGGCATCCAGCACTCCGGCCAGGCCAACACCCACGTGTCCTCTTCGTCCTATCAGGCACAGAACTCGCCGAGTTTGCCGTCGACCGTTCACACGTCGTCGAGCGGGATGAACTTCGGCAACCAGATCCAGAGGTACAACCAGACCCAGGGATTGACCAGTCCAGCGTCGGGTAGCATCGACCAGACCGAGAAGAAGTTCGACAAGGGCCAGGAGAAGTTCGAGCACAAGCAGGATCAGAGGTACGAGCCTAATCCCGCGTTCAAGTACGATCCTCACCAGATGAAGTACGACCAGCACTCGAAGTACGAGCACGGCAAGTTCGATCAGACCAAACACGATCAGCCGAGCAACCAGACCGGAAAGTACGATAACGCGAAGCTCGAGGGCAAGTACGAGGCCTCGCAGGCGAAACACGAGCCGCACCATGTCCTCAAGTACGATCCGAATCAGAACACTCAGCAGTACGGCAAGCACGATCAGCACGAGGTTCGACCGTCGGTGAAGTACGAGCTGAACACGGCGTTCAAGCACGATCCTCCGGGCAAGTACGAGCCGGGGGGGCAACAGTTCAAGCAGGAGTCGGTCAAGTTcgagaacaatcagaacaagtACGAGCAGAGTGCCGCGGTGAAGCACGAGCACAATGGGAAGTTCGAGATCCCAACGAAGATGACGGACAAGCCGCCCGAGTTCGACAGGCtgaagagcgagagcgagaggaaGGGTCTGGCGGAGATCCGGGGGGAGGATAAGACCAAGCCGGCTTTGCCGCCGAAGCCTAGCAAGCCTAACCCGCCGCCGAGATTGACCCACCATGAAAAGGTCGACAACTCCGGAGACGATTGTAAGAACACCATGGGAATTAGCCCGAG AACGGAGAAAGAGGAGGACGCGCCGCCGATTCCGACGTCGGAGCCCCCGGAATCGCCGACAGAGACGCCGTTCGGCAACCATCAGATCATCAAAGCCCGGCCTCTGACCCTGAAGAAGGCGCCGATCTCCGAGCAgccgaagctccgctacgccaagtCGAATGTCCACGTGTCGATAAACCGACGGATTGAGATGCCACCAGCGTTCCTGTTCCCGGAAACCGAGATCCCAGCGGACCTGATGCAAACcgagcagcagcaacagcagcaacagccCCAGCAGCAGCCGCAGATCATCGACACGACGGACAACTGCAAGAAGAGCATCGAGGACGTGATCAGCAATGACAAGCTGGAGGAGTCGGACATCATCGACGCGCTGAACGTGATCAACATCGAGGACAAAGCGAAGGCGCAGAAGGACTCGGACAGAAGGACGGATCTGGACGCGGACGTGAAGGGGAACGAGGTCATGAGGAGGAAGAAGGGGAACCTGAAGTCCAGCACGGGAAAGGCGAACCTCTCGAGAAGGGTATCCTTCGATCCACTGGCCCTCCTGTTGGACGCCAGCCTCGAGGGTGAACTGGAGCTAGTGAAGAAGACCGCGAAGGAGGTCGCTAATCCCAGCTCTGCCAACGACGAGGGCATTACTGCCCTTCACAACGCCATTTGTGCCGGTCATCTGGAGATCGTCAAGTTTCTTGTCGAGTTTGGCTGCGACGTCAATGCCCAGGACAGCGACGGATG GACGCCGCTGCATTGCGCCGCCAGCTGCAATAACCTGTCGATGGTGAGGTTCTTGGTCGAGCATGGAGCCTGCATCTTCGCCACCACCCTCTCGGACCACGAAACTGCCGCGGAGAAGTGCGAGGAGGACGAAGAGGGCTTCGACGGCTGCTCCGAATACTTATACA GTGTACAAGAGAAGCTGGGCATAATGAACAATGGCCAAGTGTACGCCGTGTTCGACTACGAAGCGCAGCACAGCGACGAGCTGACCCTGAAGAACGGCGACTCTCTGGTTGTGCTTCGGAAGGGCGACGACAACGAGAGGGAGTGGTGGTGGAGCAAACTGGGACACAAGGAAGGCTACGTGCCTCGGAATTTGCTTGGC TTGTATCCGAGGGTACAGCCGGCGAAGGTGGACTGA